The following is a genomic window from Maniola hyperantus chromosome 15, iAphHyp1.2, whole genome shotgun sequence.
GAGGAGAgattattttctaaataaaattaataaaatatagaaaattACCCAACGTAATGTAGCTACGAAATGTAAACGTTAAAGTGGCTTTTAGTTTGATATAAAGTATTGCTTATCGTTCCGAAAACCGGTCGTTGACTGCTTAGTTCACGGCATCAATCTCGATTCTCGCAGTCTCCCAATATGGAAAAGAAATTCCAAATATCTTAATTGCCCGCTTTGTTTGTTGTTCTAGTGTGGTTTATGCGAAGATTAACTTAAGTTTTATAAGTGGCTGTGCTTATTAAAGTGTAATAATGATTGTGTGGATGATTTCGAAGTCGTTGAACCTTTGTGCGGCGTGCTGACATTGTGAAATTGTGAATCGGAAGTATGTAAATAAACATGAACGATATAGGTATTAAAATAGTGGAATCTCCAAAGGACCGGTTGGCCGAAGTGTCCCCGGCGGAGATAGCCAGTGAGAATGAGGTGGACCCCCTCTGTATCGACGAAGTGAAGGACCCATTATTGGTGAATGACAGGGTCGATGGAGGCAAGGAAAGCTGTGATGAAGATGCCAAAGAGCCGATAAGCGAGACGAAGAAGGAATGCGACAATCCACAGCCCTGTGAGACGGTTAAAGGTATTGTAGAGAGTGGTACTTTTTTGGGTCCATTagtcgcatttatattattactcgtttatgcctgtgactttgtccgcgttgactatacaaatttcaaacctctgttttacccctttaggaattgaattttcaaaaattctaatgTCCCATGCGACAGGACAGGACAGGCTCATTCCCGCTTTTCGGGGATAACTCGAACGCGTGCGTGCAACATGCTGTCTATAAACATCAAGACAAGACAAGACTCGAATTATTGAACGATAGGATAAATCTGATttaaattatcatatttttcttaaaatacattttctatgacCTATTTTTCCTATCTATTGTCACGTAAGcgtcatttgaattcaaataaaaaaacacttcTGATTATATGCATTTTTAACATGTCCCGCTTTCAACCAAAGAATCCCGCTTTTTTCACTCAAAAAGTTCCAGAATCCCGACTTGGCAAAAAACAAAACTGGCAACGCTGCCTGGGATAGTCTACAGTAGTCTACAATCGTTCTTCTCATCTCTCTCTGATCTACGATGTCTAAGGTCAGTCATCACAGAAGATAGtaataataaagtaaagtaaGAAGTAAGGTTTCTGGTTAGACAGACgtacaacgaaatgatcctataaggattccttttttccttttgaggtacagaaccataaaactctaaatttagtttaaataaaatcagaatcaatgtggctaattctcttgtacacaatctctaaacttaactaaaatgacacgtttaaatctattgctatccctttcataatgttgtggaaaaggatatcactagatttagacctgttaatttagtttagtttagagattgtgtacaagagaatcggccctattGCTTATGTTCATTTATAACCAGTCATAGAATCTTGTATGCAGTTTTATGAggcagaattttttttaaattactggaATATGAGTAATTACACTAACCAATGATTACAGACATATTTTCAAATTGCATTTGAGAATGTGCCTGTAATTATTAGTAGAAAAGTATACCAAACCAATTATAGTCTTTATCAGAGGCTTTagtttacttactttacttttcAAGGTAAAATTGTGACATACTTCTAGCATCCttcgttattattattattaatagactaagcaggtttaaaaagtagcctataaagTAAagtagtcactctccaggtctttatctatacccatgaaaaaatcacgtcagtccattccactgttgcgacgtgattgaaggacaaaccaacaaaccaataaaccaacaaacaaatacactttcacatataaGGGTAATGATTCTAAAAATCAGTCCAAACAATTTTATACAAGTTTTTAATATGAAATTAGCCTACaggcaataaatattttttaattcagtatcaaattattttatcaGTCTGAAATAATCATAGCCATACATGACACAGACATAGTTgatcaaatctaaatatataaaaggaaaaggtgactgactgactgactaactgatctgtgaacgcacagctcaaactactggacggatcgggctgtttgccatgcagatagttattatgacgtagacatcccccaattcattgaaaattcaacccataaggtaAATTACGAGTTTGATATTTGTGCAGtgcatgcggacgaagtcgcgcaaATATTTCAGTACATTAccttttttaaccaacttcaaaaaaaaaggaggaggttctcaattaggccgtatgtttttttttgtatgtttgttacacgattactccgtcaattatgaaccgattttgatgattctttttttgttttgtaggacatacttcagaggttgtcccattttaatttggtaaagattgatgaatatcttcagagatggagaacggaactcctcaatggataagagtaaattgctcgcgatcagtgtaatatatgtatataatagtaatagctttgtaaacagtagggttttaaccatTATACTACCTTCGTAGGTTTTGCATTCTATAACACTCAGTTTAAAATTACAGATGAGCAGCTAAAAGAAGCAGACAGCCCAACAACTATACAAGAAAACACAGCAGCTATAGAAACTAGTAATGAAACAACAAAACATGAGGTCACCCAAATAATAGGTGAAAAGGAGACAGAAGGTCATATAGGCTTAGAAGTAAAAGAGACAGCTCTTGAAGGGAGTGAAAGTGTAAAGACAGAGGTGAAATTCCCAGCGGGGTCTGATGTGGAGATGACAGAAGTATCAGCAGAGAAGATTGAAAAGGATCTGAAGCCCAATATACAGCCTATAAATGGAGATATTAGTAAGGTAAGTCACTCATAAAAACTGCCTGATAGATTTATGTCCATTTgcaatattcaatctatctgtaatcggTAGATAAGTTACTTAGTAACATTGCTATTTCTCAAAAacaccatacaatttttgacaaataatgtTGTTAATCAACTCGTCTGCAGATTACAAATAGAttaaatattatagagaacGGATGTTAGTATCTATCATAATattctgtcaagaaattctcagtaacACTTAACAGCTTAGAATCAGATAGTTGGTAGTGTTTACACCACCCTGCCACAGAGAGCCATTCTGCCGTCCTGTCTAAAAAGTAGGTGGTTAACTGTATGTGTATGTACCtgttttttgataataatatttcctTCAACTTTGCAAATTTTTCTGCAGGACGACCATTCTATCAAAAGACGCGCCAGCGAAGAAGTGGACACGGAATCACCCCTCAAAAAGCTCTGCGCGGAAGTAGAGAAGACCTTCCCCCAACATGACACCATGATAAACGACTACATACAGACGGCCACCAAGAACAACATAGACGAAATACAGAGGCATACCGAACAGCTACTCTCTGAGATACAAACACTAAGGGAACTAGCGCAAAAGAAAGAACATGAATGGAACAATATACTGCATctaaaaaaagttaaagaagAAATTTTACTAAGGCTTCTGAGAAGAAAACAAGTGCTGTCGTTTGAAAAAAGTGTGGATATTAATGGTTCAGAACGAACCGATCCGTTTGATTATCTCAACCAAGCGAAAAATTTAGCCATAGACAAGAGCGATGAGATATCTGGATTGTCGATTAAACAGCCAGGATCTATGGTTAATCCTCTCATCCAGCCAGTCATGCCTGTAACATCGCATTTCAATCCTATGTCAGGACTGCCTCCTCCGTACGATAAAGCAGCCCATATGCAAGCTATGCCAAAACCAGTGTTTCCTCAAGCGATGATGATGCCTGGACATATGCCTGGTTTCCCTAGAGATATGAATGGGCAGCTCAATAGTTTCGGTCTACCGATGGGTCGGCAAGGCCCCACGAAGGATGTGAAGTCGATTATAGCGGATTATAGGCAAAGGAACCCCGAAATAACGCCGCGACGCGGTAGGCGGATGAAGTCTATGATCAACCCTAACATGATGAACACTCCGCGGCCCATTGCCCCCAAAATGGACAACATGAACAATTTAAGCAATCTCAACATGCTGTTCAATAATTTGGATATGGtaagttataatttatttaactcTCTCTCTTCACTCTCTTCACTCTTGATTGTTCTTCTGCTTACTAATTTTTACGTGTTAGATAGAATTCTTAAGACATTTGCAAAAcgtagataaatctatttttataatttttatgatagtgtttttacctacacttcaaggaaatttctaaataatttttaaatacatttcaaAAATTACGTAAGTTAAATCTTGTTATAATGGTTTTTGCTCAGTTTTCAATACATTGCAAAGGATTTGGGCAGAAATTTTGGAGAATGACCAAattatttaaacataaataagtaCTCCCTTTTAGCCGTAATCGTCGTCTCAGTCTTTTCTCGCATAATAAGAAACATTATTTGTCCATACTAAGTTAATTTGCATCCCAaagaaagacataggctacttttatctcggaaaatcaaagaattccgacgggatttttaaaaacctaaatctatgagaatgaagttgcgggcatcatctagtaatagaaTAATAGGCGTAATACGTTCGTACGTAGAAGGCTTCAAGCGCGTAAGTAGTATACCCTTAACCGTCTCAGCAGAGTTAGTACCGGCTTTTTAcgagtaaatattattttgaaaagagTCCAATATTGTAAGTAATGATTGCATATAAATTGATAACAAGCTCCGGTACAAGTCGCCTAATTGAATTGATGTAACGGCTGAGACACGACCACAACAATTAGGTCAAGGATCGGGAGTAATGTAAATTCGACACTCGGATACTATTGAATAACGATTTCTGTTTTGATTCCTTAGCAACCACAAATAGCTAGGTATAGTAAGTTAGAatcaaaaatttcaagttttttagggttccgtacctcaaaaggaaaaacggaacccttataggatcactttgttgtctgtctgtcggtctgtcaagaaacctacagggtacttcccgggaaatttggcaggtaggtaggtcttgcaGCATAATAAGTCATAAGcatatggggaaaaatctgaaaaccgtgaatttagggttacatcacacaaaaaaatattaaattgtggtcatgaactaataattagtattttcaattttcgaagtaagattactatagcaagtggggtatcatatgaaagggattacctgtgcattctaagacagatttttatttatttttatgcatcatagtttttgatttatcgtgcaaaatgtcgaaaaaatacgactgtagtacggaaacctcggtacgcgagcctgactcgcacttggccggttttcttgtATTAGATAATGAAACAGCTGCCACGAATCCATCTCATActctaaaatatttgttttaaactTGGTAACTTTAGGTTTTAAATATCCGGAAGAAGTGAAAAAATAACAGATAGAcatactttcgcgtttataatattagcgtttaaactaccgtgagtgatttccatttaaataatattagtatgggtgaTAAGCGATAAGATAACATTTAAGGTCTGTAGCGAAATTCTAGAACTTCTAAGGTTTCTATAAACAACATCAaggatttgaaatgaaatgaaatatgctttattgtataCCAAAAGAGAAATGTTAATTTGCAAaacttagcttatgctcgcgacttcgtccgcgtgaactacacaaatttcaaacccctatttcacccccttaggggttgaattttcaataatccttttttagcggatgcctacgtcataatagctatctgcatgccaaatttcagcccaatccgtccagtagtttgagctgtgcgttgatagatcagtcagtcagtcagtcagtcaccttttcctgactgactgaggaaaaggtgactgacgtgATAAAGGATTTAAAAGGTGAACCGACACATTAgtttaaataaaagattttccTTGTAGTTAtaggtaaaaaaaaacactatcataaaaataataaattagtattactTTGCAACTCTCTTTGTTATCGTAAGTATTGTATATTCTCTCTTTCTAGAACCAAAAAGCGATGTTGGAACGTCTCCAACAAATCCAGGCAGGTGGTCTTCCAAATGGTCTCTCCTTCAAAGATGTGCTGGTACAGTTCGCCAACATGCAGCAAAGCAATGCTGGTCTCATGCCCAATAGACCCATGGAGCTCAACCGACCGGAACACCACAGACCTGACTTGAATAGACCAGAGAGAAGAAGAGAGAGGAACCAGGAGGAGGCCCATATGTCTGTGAAGCCACCGGAGAGGATAGCAACTTCTAGTCcaaggtttaatttttttttaaattctaactgacatattggggccgattctcttgtacacaatctctaaactaaactaaattaacacgtctaaatttagtgctacccttttccgcaagcaatattatgaaagggatagcaatagatttagacgtgccattttagtttactttagagattgtgtacaacagaattagcctcattgagagttgagacggaactaaataaatataaataaataaaaacattttttgttcaattaaacttttacaagtatttttggatCGTCGTATGCATCTACAACTTTAAAACTAGTGTGACAGAGTACACTTATCAACCCAAAACAAAATATACAGTTACGTAGTATCGAGTTAGTAGTTTTTCGTGTGAGGtacaaaaagattttttttaaaagaatattagccatgttaatcgtGCCCAATATACCCCTTTGCACTCCAGCcgagcgtaaagcttgtgcttaTTAGGAGTGCGTActataatagtgcaacgggtggggttagAATCGCTGACCtctcggatttcagtccgctccttaaccgttcagctattgaggctatattgttattattcaaacaaactcATGCAAAGCCTTTTTGAATAATCAATCGTAAAGTCCTATCGAAAGGAATCAAGATAACGGAAACTTGGTGGTTATATTTCAATGTTTACAAGTTTTCTGTTTTCTAAGCCATACCACAATAAcatctaatgattttaagcttatttcgtggtttaatgacatattttaatgtaaacatCACTATgacatttaatgacagcatcgtacgacatcgaaagttaatagtgacgttgtgagtgtattttgccggacaactcgtgaagttccagcgagaagaacaagaaagagggtagttcgctattgcccttgacagctcgaactttatctctcgcagcaccgcagtcctgTCGCgtccacgacccgtgcaattgggttgaaatatcgacaaataaaaacgccaaattaatcgtggttaCCCGTTATctttaaacatataaaaggaaaaggtgactgactgactgaccgaccgaCCTTTCAAcacacatctcaaactactggacggatcgggctgaaatttggcatgtagatagctattatgacatagacatcagctaagaaaggatttttgaaaattcaacccctaacggagtgaaatagggatttgaaatttgtatagtccactcGGATAAGCGTGCATCCAGCATAAGGTAGTCTACAttaaaacacaataacatcctttttttctttaatttaagaTTGCCACCTCCTCCCCCGTACCCTGAAATCTCACTACTGCCGGTCACGACGAGTCAAGAAACTTCACAAACACAGCAAAACTCTTTACTGCACGGCATATTAACCAAGGtatgaaaatttgtattaaatatTGCAATGctgcaattttttttgggtATTTTACTTTGTATTTAGAGGTACAATTTCTAAAATCAAGTGCATTTTTAAATGGGATGATCGAAAAATAACGCCTGTATATAATACGGTCAAATTAACTGTGTACCTCAATGAAATGCGTCCCTCCTGCTCTCTCGCTACGTCTCTCGTATCCATCTCTCTTTCGttcgcattgtgacgtcatcgaGTTCAGGTGCACAATTAATTCGTACTACACGTTACTTAGTTTTACATGTGGGCTTGTAAACGCGGGAAATGGGCGTTTTAATTATTCTGGGCAGAATACATGATTTTCATCTTAagctttattattatgtactagctgatgcccgcgacttcgtacgcgtggatttaggtttttaaaaattccgtgagaactctttgattttccgggataaaagtagcctatttcactctccaggttttaaactatacccatgcgaaaaatcacagtgatccgttgctccgtttcgacgtgattgaaggataaaccaacaaacaaacacactttcgcaaacATATAGGTAGTGATTGGTACGATTCTGAGCGTAATTaacttttagagtattcgcatctttttctttccattgtaataagaaaaggacaaatacaaatacaaatttctatATTACTAAATAGGACAGACAAACTTAGTtcaatttagaactgtcaaacttcgCCTACCCTAGTGTTTATAGCTGTTAAcgtcacagatatgtccagatatgcaactagcgtggccccctcagtccctctcgctcaagcagattttcttacttgtgaaatgtcattccttctacacttcacgttgtttgtcaaatactcacgtacaaaatacattttgacaaacaaaaaaaagtggccacagtgataaggacaaaacataatcattttgtcacgttctaacaagagcttaaatgcatttagctatctcgctctaacagtaagtgtcacaatagggctacttctaacagtccttattctgaggttaacgtacagtgcgacaaggctgtcttggcacttgaatgacattgacaggggggcgctgttgcagaacaaaggcttagaatattcaaacaagaacaaaggggacacttgacggcaacgttagttccgattttcgccacgcgccaagataaccttgtcgcactgtagtaacaaaaattattattagcacATGCGCCTTAGCCTAGCCTAGCTAGTTTTCACAACGCCCCATAGACTACGCCCATGTCCATGTCGCTTCgcatcatattttaaatttagaattagATCAAGCTTGAATGGGTGTTGCCAACCTTCCAGCCGGCGTCCCCCACGTCTCAGTGTTACTCGCCGACGTTGGCTAAACTGCTCACGTCGCCGGATCGGAAACAGAGTACCAACGCACCACCATTGCCATCTTTCGGTCAGGCCAAGGTACCAACCTCATTGTATGAGATTCAAAACAAATTGGTGTCCTGATTGGCCTCGATCTTCCCAAATTCAAAATTTAGATATAAGTGTTTTTAATTAGCGacctattaaaaattcaattggACATCGAAATTGGACGAATTGTTTTTAGCAATGTGACACATTCCAAATTccaaatttagatttaagtttttctttgaaaaattatcaaaaatatattgaattaaaatatatttctaactAAAACGTCATAATATGGCGCACACGATTTCCCTTTCTTAGTTTGGATGCATTATATTCAGTTGATAGTCATAATTCTGAACGAATATTACAAtgcgccatcttgaattttctAAGATTAAAGAATGGCAATactcattttattatattaaatatggCACTTCATTTTCATACAGTTTTATAcatttgcaatatttttaattattcaatttGCATTTGgattttttatagattttaacTTGATATTAGAATGTGCTTtcacatagattaattattctctcataatattattgatctACAGAGTTAGGGCATGCAGTTAAATACGTCATAGTATTTTACGCATAAGCGaaatttcgtaattttatttcaatgcgCAAGCAATAAGTATCTGCAATATTACCGGTTTTATAAGTTACgacgatgtacctgcgcagaaatcttatttttgatggcgtgaaaatatctcagccaatcataagcgcgcgtccgtccgctattgtTCGTTG
Proteins encoded in this region:
- the LOC117989245 gene encoding uncharacterized protein isoform X1 yields the protein MNDIGIKIVESPKDRLAEVSPAEIASENEVDPLCIDEVKDPLLVNDRVDGGKESCDEDAKEPISETKKECDNPQPCETVKDEQLKEADSPTTIQENTAAIETSNETTKHEVTQIIGEKETEGHIGLEVKETALEGSESVKTEVKFPAGSDVEMTEVSAEKIEKDLKPNIQPINGDISKDDHSIKRRASEEVDTESPLKKLCAEVEKTFPQHDTMINDYIQTATKNNIDEIQRHTEQLLSEIQTLRELAQKKEHEWNNILHLKKVKEEILLRLLRRKQVLSFEKSVDINGSERTDPFDYLNQAKNLAIDKSDEISGLSIKQPGSMVNPLIQPVMPVTSHFNPMSGLPPPYDKAAHMQAMPKPVFPQAMMMPGHMPGFPRDMNGQLNSFGLPMGRQGPTKDVKSIIADYRQRNPEITPRRGRRMKSMINPNMMNTPRPIAPKMDNMNNLSNLNMLFNNLDMNQKAMLERLQQIQAGGLPNGLSFKDVLVQFANMQQSNAGLMPNRPMELNRPEHHRPDLNRPERRRERNQEEAHMSVKPPERIATSSPRLPPPPPYPEISLLPVTTSQETSQTQQNSLLHGILTKPASPTSQCYSPTLAKLLTSPDRKQSTNAPPLPSFGQAKNCGEITITPVQPPAPEPQTEKTEVVQLEEEESGASEESAGSGASAASAASGGSGASGGRLVIDEGSEDAPTCQGCRSRLAQFVCAGCANQWYCSRDCQVAAWDDHSEMCSG
- the LOC117989245 gene encoding uncharacterized protein isoform X2 produces the protein MNDIGIKIVESPKDRLAEVSPAEIASENEVDPLCIDEVKDPLLVNDRVDGGKESCDEDAKEPISETKKECDNPQPCETVKDEQLKEADSPTTIQENTAAIETSNETTKHEVTQIIGEKETEGHIGLEVKETALEGSESVKTEVKFPAGSDVEMTEVSAEKIEKDLKPNIQPINGDISKDDHSIKRRASEEVDTESPLKKLCAEVEKTFPQHDTMINDYIQTATKNNIDEIQRHTEQLLSEIQTLRELAQKKEHEWNNILHLKKVKEEILLRLLRRKQVLSFEKSVDINGSERTDPFDYLNQAKNLAIDKSDEISGLSIKQPGSMVNPLIQPVMPVTSHFNPMSGLPPPYDKAAHMQAMPKPVFPQAMMMPGHMPGFPRDMNGQLNSFGLPMGRQGPTKDVKSIIADYRQRNPEITPRRGRRMKSMINPNMMNTPRPIAPKMDNMNNLSNLNMLFNNLDMNQKAMLERLQQIQAGGLPNGLSFKDVLVQFANMQQSNAGLMPNRPMELNRPEHHRPDLNRPERRRERNQEEAHMSVKPPERIATSSPRLPPPPPYPEISLLPVTTSQETSQTQQNSLLHGILTKNCGEITITPVQPPAPEPQTEKTEVVQLEEEESGASEESAGSGASAASAASGGSGASGGRLVIDEGSEDAPTCQGCRSRLAQFVCAGCANQWYCSRDCQVAAWDDHSEMCSG